In Deltaproteobacteria bacterium, the following proteins share a genomic window:
- a CDS encoding NADH-quinone oxidoreductase subunit I — protein sequence MIKELLKTIFLVDLFNGARLTFKYNWFKKPITMHYPDKEKWVPYERFRGLHYQAVDENNKVKCVACELCAKICPANVITIIAKEDEEGQRRPDLYTMDLHRCAYCGLCVEVCPEDAIMHGAGYEFAGYKREDAVMTLEDLLKNKPNETDPEKVGTVASAKFIRGKGPVRVEEVSGKRYRWW from the coding sequence ATGATCAAGGAACTCCTTAAAACTATATTTTTAGTAGATCTTTTCAACGGGGCGAGGCTTACCTTTAAGTATAACTGGTTTAAAAAGCCGATTACCATGCATTATCCTGATAAGGAGAAGTGGGTCCCTTATGAGAGGTTCCGTGGTCTTCACTACCAGGCTGTTGATGAGAATAATAAAGTCAAGTGCGTAGCCTGTGAGCTTTGCGCCAAAATTTGTCCTGCCAACGTTATTACTATTATTGCGAAGGAAGATGAAGAAGGGCAGAGGCGTCCCGATCTTTATACTATGGATCTTCATAGGTGTGCTTATTGCGGCCTTTGCGTTGAGGTTTGTCCTGAAGATGCCATTATGCATGGCGCCGGATATGAATTTGCCGGTTACAAGCGTGAAGATGCGGTGATGACTCTTGAAGATCTTCTAAAAAACAAGCCTAATGAAACTGATCCTGAAAAAGTGGGAACAGTTGCCAGTGCAAAGTTTATAAGAGGTAAGGGACCCGTCAGGGTTGAAGAGGTAAGCGGTAAAAGATACCGCTGGTGGTAA
- a CDS encoding NADH-quinone oxidoreductase subunit J, whose amino-acid sequence MVETLFFFLFAALAVVSAVMVISFRNPVHSVISLIICFFQIACLFLLLRAPFIAGAQIFVYVGAIMIFFVFAVFLLDIRTSMAKEKFSKWIVLGVPIALFFLIEIIALIAGGTFGQPSEEVTDISKLFSIGQNTEALGRVLFTKYLLPFEIISVVLLIGFVGAVVLTVKPRKED is encoded by the coding sequence ATGGTAGAAACTCTATTTTTCTTTCTTTTTGCAGCGTTGGCCGTAGTATCAGCTGTGATGGTGATTTCATTCAGGAATCCAGTGCATAGCGTGATTTCTCTAATCATCTGTTTTTTTCAGATAGCCTGCCTTTTTCTACTGCTGAGAGCTCCTTTTATTGCAGGTGCACAGATTTTTGTTTATGTCGGCGCTATTATGATCTTTTTCGTTTTTGCCGTCTTTCTCCTCGACATCAGGACTTCTATGGCTAAGGAGAAATTCAGTAAATGGATTGTCTTAGGAGTACCTATAGCGCTCTTTTTCCTAATAGAAATTATAGCTCTAATTGCCGGTGGAACTTTCGGGCAGCCATCTGAAGAGGTCACAGATATTTCCAAATTGTTTAGCATTGGTCAGAATACGGAAGCACTTGGCAGGGTTCTTTTTACAAAATACCTGCTGCCCTTTGAAATTATATCTGTTGTATTGCTTATCGGTTTTGTGGGTGCAGTTGTTCTCACCGTAAAACCGCGAAAGGAGGATTGA
- the nuoK gene encoding NADH-quinone oxidoreductase subunit NuoK: MSSIPMEYYLVLSGILFSIGVIGVMTRRNIIVILMSLELILNSVNINFVTFSYYLGDLTGRVFSIFTMAVAAAEVAIGLAIAVNLVRVRKTMEIDEIDTLKW; the protein is encoded by the coding sequence ATGTCTTCAATACCAATGGAATATTACCTGGTCCTCTCAGGTATACTCTTTTCTATAGGCGTCATCGGCGTTATGACGAGAAGAAATATCATTGTTATCCTCATGTCACTTGAGCTAATCCTTAATTCAGTCAATATTAACTTTGTAACGTTTTCATATTATCTGGGTGATTTAACAGGTCGGGTATTTTCCATATTCACCATGGCTGTTGCCGCTGCAGAAGTTGCAATTGGGCTTGCCATAGCAGTTAATCTGGTTAGGGTCAGAAAGACAATGGAGATTGACGAGATCGATACGCTGAAGTGGTAA
- the nuoL gene encoding NADH-quinone oxidoreductase subunit L, which yields MIQNIHYSWLILFIPLISCLTIVLLTRKYKDLSSYISIAGVGIPFFISLIPFYELVTSHGHFEPIESTLDWIVLPGLTIKMGTLLDPLSILMLMVVTGVGSLIHIFARGYMHGEEGFSRFFACLSLFIFSMLGIVLSTNYLQIFVFWELVGVASYLLIGYYYEKRSAAEASVKAFMVNKIGDFGFILGILVLYYAIGSFNFYEIEHILAKDGATLATGTLTMAALLIFCGAMGKSAQLPLHVWLPDAMEGPTPVSALIHAATMVVAGVYLVARTYPLLMLTPFAMEVVAYIGGLTALFAATIAISQNDIKRILAFSTLSQIGYMIMAMGVVNLAADHYTTAGYTAAMFHVTTHAFFKALLFLGSGSVIHAVHSQDIWDMGGLRKYMPWTYWTFFIGYLALAGLPPFAGFWSKDLILGAAHDNGFMILFVMGSIAAFLTPFYMTRLWCVAFTGPKRTDHHAHESPAVMTVPLIILAVLAVVSGVIGEFGIPGVVHGFGYFIHYGEYHHGPLHWDIMIQSTVIALLGLALGWFIYGRKQVTEDVLPKKLGALYEMFENKYYFDEVYFWIVKNVYNKISAFTNWCEVNIVIGFFCNGLAFWTRQSGAILRLSQSGKIQSYAFIFVLGLSALVFLSVF from the coding sequence GTGATTCAAAACATTCATTACAGTTGGTTAATATTATTCATACCTCTCATTTCGTGCTTAACGATAGTTTTGCTCACGAGGAAATATAAGGACTTAAGTTCCTATATTTCGATTGCCGGGGTTGGTATACCCTTTTTCATTTCCTTGATTCCATTCTATGAGTTAGTAACTTCTCATGGCCACTTTGAACCCATTGAGAGTACTCTTGACTGGATAGTTTTGCCCGGATTAACGATAAAAATGGGCACCCTGCTTGATCCGTTGAGCATTCTCATGCTTATGGTTGTTACGGGAGTCGGGTCCTTGATTCATATCTTCGCCCGTGGTTACATGCATGGCGAAGAAGGTTTCTCAAGGTTTTTTGCCTGTTTATCTCTTTTTATTTTTTCAATGCTTGGAATTGTCCTCTCCACTAACTATTTGCAGATATTTGTTTTTTGGGAACTTGTTGGTGTAGCGTCCTACCTTCTCATCGGTTATTATTATGAAAAGAGGTCTGCTGCTGAGGCCTCTGTTAAAGCCTTTATGGTTAATAAGATAGGAGACTTTGGTTTTATCCTTGGTATTCTTGTTCTCTATTATGCAATTGGATCTTTTAATTTCTATGAGATTGAACATATTCTTGCCAAAGATGGAGCTACTCTTGCTACGGGAACGCTAACCATGGCTGCATTGCTCATTTTTTGCGGTGCCATGGGTAAGTCAGCACAGCTGCCGCTTCACGTCTGGCTTCCCGATGCGATGGAAGGTCCAACACCCGTCTCTGCCCTTATTCACGCTGCCACTATGGTTGTTGCCGGTGTCTATCTTGTGGCTAGGACTTATCCACTGCTAATGCTTACCCCCTTTGCTATGGAAGTCGTTGCCTATATCGGCGGTTTAACGGCTCTTTTTGCTGCAACTATTGCCATTTCACAAAATGATATTAAGAGGATTCTTGCCTTTTCAACATTAAGTCAGATCGGTTACATGATCATGGCTATGGGAGTGGTGAACCTTGCCGCTGATCACTACACGACAGCGGGTTATACTGCCGCAATGTTCCATGTGACGACACATGCTTTCTTCAAGGCCCTTCTTTTCCTCGGTTCCGGTAGTGTTATTCATGCAGTGCACTCGCAGGATATTTGGGATATGGGTGGATTAAGAAAATACATGCCATGGACCTATTGGACATTCTTCATTGGTTATCTCGCTCTGGCTGGTCTTCCGCCTTTTGCCGGATTCTGGAGCAAGGATCTTATTTTAGGGGCAGCTCATGATAATGGTTTTATGATCCTTTTTGTCATGGGTTCTATTGCTGCCTTCCTCACGCCTTTTTACATGACGAGACTCTGGTGTGTAGCCTTTACCGGGCCTAAACGTACAGATCACCATGCCCATGAATCACCTGCTGTAATGACCGTCCCACTCATTATCCTTGCAGTTCTCGCCGTGGTATCAGGTGTTATTGGTGAGTTTGGAATCCCCGGAGTTGTACATGGTTTTGGTTACTTTATCCACTACGGTGAATATCATCATGGACCTCTTCATTGGGATATAATGATTCAATCGACTGTTATTGCTCTTTTAGGTCTGGCTCTCGGCTGGTTTATCTATGGGAGAAAGCAGGTTACAGAAGATGTACTTCCTAAAAAACTGGGAGCACTCTACGAAATGTTTGAAAATAAATATTATTTCGATGAAGTTTATTTCTGGATTGTAAAAAACGTATATAACAAAATTTCTGCATTTACTAACTGGTGTGAGGTCAATATTGTTATCGGGTTTTTCTGTAATGGACTCGCTTTCTGGACAAGGCAGAGCGGCGCCATTTTGAGGTTGTCTCAATCAGGTAAGATCCAAAGTTACGCCTTTATATTTGTTCTGGGCCTTTCCGCCCTGGTTTTTCTGTCAGTATTTTAA
- a CDS encoding NADH-quinone oxidoreductase subunit M: MNFPLLSAIMFLPLIGAVIIAVLPRGNKMGVRWTAVISTGLSLVLSLYMTWAYDTTAGGYQFVEKITWVETLGVQYFLGVDGISVSMVLLTAFVIFTGCLVSWVSIQEREKEFFFFLLTLVFGVHGVFMSLDLLFFYLFYELAVIPMYPLIGIWGSSNKEYATMKLTIYLTLGSLIALVALLAMYFLAGEVNGYLTFDMTVLASTPYGVDFQWYFFPALLFGFSALIPMMPFHSWSPAGHAAAPTAVSMLHAGVLMKLGAYAVIRICLDMFPAGAQAWMPLVAALCVLNMIFGGLVAMSKRDFKFMIGYSSSSHMGYVLLGLACVNIAGINGAVMVMFAHGIMTALAFALIGFIYDRAHTRMIYDFSGLAKHIPFLGVCFAIMAFASAGLPGFANFVGELLVIIAAFKVYPLAAVAAVFGIIISATYMLRAIRDAFFSEPDPKWADLEDAHTFLHRAPYVILISILLIVGFYPFPLLEIINSGVEPLVDKLNHAAEAVKTAQLIK, translated from the coding sequence ATGAATTTTCCACTTTTATCAGCCATAATGTTCTTGCCTCTCATCGGCGCTGTTATTATTGCCGTATTGCCAAGAGGCAACAAAATGGGTGTTCGCTGGACAGCTGTTATATCGACAGGTCTTTCGCTGGTGCTCTCACTTTATATGACATGGGCTTATGACACGACTGCCGGTGGTTATCAATTTGTCGAGAAGATTACATGGGTGGAAACACTGGGAGTACAATACTTTCTCGGTGTTGACGGTATTAGTGTTTCTATGGTTTTGCTCACGGCCTTTGTTATTTTCACGGGCTGTCTTGTTTCCTGGGTTAGTATTCAGGAAAGAGAAAAGGAATTCTTCTTTTTTCTCTTAACACTCGTTTTTGGAGTTCATGGTGTTTTCATGTCTCTTGACCTCCTTTTCTTTTATCTCTTTTATGAATTAGCGGTTATCCCCATGTATCCTCTCATTGGGATCTGGGGAAGTTCCAATAAAGAATATGCGACTATGAAGCTAACCATATATCTGACCTTAGGTTCGCTTATTGCCCTTGTTGCCCTTCTTGCTATGTATTTCCTTGCTGGAGAAGTTAACGGCTACCTGACATTTGATATGACAGTATTGGCTTCGACGCCTTATGGGGTTGATTTTCAATGGTATTTCTTCCCGGCCTTGCTTTTTGGATTCAGTGCGCTTATTCCAATGATGCCTTTTCACTCCTGGTCGCCTGCCGGACACGCTGCTGCACCAACGGCTGTTAGTATGCTTCATGCCGGTGTTCTCATGAAACTGGGCGCCTATGCCGTTATCAGGATATGTCTCGATATGTTCCCTGCTGGAGCTCAGGCCTGGATGCCGCTAGTCGCTGCGCTTTGCGTATTGAACATGATATTTGGTGGACTCGTAGCAATGAGTAAGAGAGATTTTAAATTTATGATTGGATATTCAAGTTCCAGTCATATGGGTTATGTTCTGCTTGGACTGGCTTGTGTAAACATAGCAGGGATTAATGGTGCTGTTATGGTTATGTTTGCGCACGGTATTATGACGGCTCTCGCATTCGCCCTTATCGGTTTTATTTATGACAGGGCACATACCAGGATGATCTACGATTTTTCGGGATTGGCTAAGCACATTCCATTTCTAGGCGTTTGTTTTGCTATCATGGCTTTTGCTTCAGCGGGATTACCCGGCTTTGCCAATTTTGTTGGAGAATTGTTGGTCATCATTGCAGCCTTTAAGGTTTATCCACTGGCGGCTGTAGCTGCGGTTTTCGGTATTATTATATCAGCTACTTATATGTTGAGAGCCATCAGAGATGCTTTCTTTTCAGAGCCAGACCCTAAATGGGCGGATCTAGAGGATGCCCATACCTTTTTGCACAGGGCACCTTATGTCATATTAATATCTATTCTTCTCATTGTCGGTTTTTACCCTTTTCCTCTTCTGGAGATTATAAATTCAGGGGTAGAGCCGCTTGTAGATAAACTTAATCACGCAGCCGAGGCCGTAAAGACGGCACAGCTTATAAAATAG
- a CDS encoding NADH-quinone oxidoreductase subunit N codes for MDFSATNYMLMSPELLLCGAALVILTLDFMIEKGDRKWIGYLCAITMVAVIIEVALRGAAADTAFFELYVQDGVTMAFKIILGITALLVILMSIAYADKIKSFQGEFYVLSLFAALGMFIMASAADFMSMYVALELTTITFYILAAYLRDNPVSLESGMKYLILGAMASGVLLYGVSFIYGVTGSTNYVEINKAVSGMSDFPNTLKFGVVLVIAGLSFKIAAVPFHIWAPDVYEGAPTPVTAFLAVGSKVAGVAVLMRVLFGALLPMSSAWIGVLSGIAAISMIFGNLAAIPQKSLKRLIAYAGIGSAGYIFMALAAASKIGAGGTIYYLAAYLFSTLGAFLVLILVSNLTDSDLIEDFNGLARKAPYLAATVFIGLMSLAGVPPLGGFIGKLYLLMAIVEQKNYLLAFVGAIMAVVTLYYFILVIKAMYMREPKDDRKIPVSVTMKVALTACNVGVLYLGVYPGPVTDFAIRMSEKVFF; via the coding sequence ATGGATTTTTCTGCAACCAATTATATGCTTATGTCACCGGAGTTGCTTCTTTGTGGAGCGGCTCTGGTCATTTTGACTCTCGATTTCATGATAGAGAAGGGTGACCGTAAATGGATTGGCTATCTCTGCGCTATCACTATGGTTGCTGTTATTATTGAAGTTGCATTGAGAGGAGCTGCTGCCGATACTGCATTTTTTGAGCTTTATGTTCAGGATGGGGTTACCATGGCTTTTAAAATCATTCTTGGTATAACAGCGCTGCTCGTCATTCTAATGTCTATTGCCTATGCTGACAAAATAAAGTCCTTTCAGGGTGAATTTTATGTCCTATCCCTCTTTGCGGCTTTGGGAATGTTTATTATGGCTTCAGCGGCTGACTTTATGAGCATGTATGTTGCCCTTGAACTGACAACCATTACATTCTATATACTGGCAGCCTATTTGAGGGACAATCCGGTATCGTTGGAATCGGGTATGAAATATTTGATACTCGGGGCTATGGCATCGGGCGTACTTCTCTACGGTGTCAGTTTTATCTATGGCGTAACAGGCAGTACTAACTATGTAGAGATTAATAAGGCCGTTTCCGGAATGAGCGACTTTCCAAATACTCTAAAATTTGGTGTTGTGCTGGTAATTGCAGGTCTCAGTTTTAAAATCGCAGCGGTACCATTTCATATATGGGCGCCTGATGTTTACGAGGGGGCTCCAACACCGGTAACGGCATTTCTTGCCGTTGGTTCCAAAGTGGCGGGCGTAGCAGTTCTCATGAGAGTGCTCTTTGGTGCGCTCTTACCCATGTCTTCTGCATGGATCGGAGTCCTTTCGGGTATTGCAGCCATATCGATGATTTTTGGAAATCTTGCTGCCATTCCGCAGAAAAGTTTGAAGAGACTTATAGCATATGCCGGAATTGGTTCTGCAGGTTATATTTTTATGGCCCTTGCAGCAGCCAGTAAAATTGGAGCGGGAGGTACAATCTATTATCTCGCAGCTTATCTTTTCTCTACGCTCGGTGCTTTTCTTGTGCTTATCCTTGTATCTAACCTTACTGATTCAGACCTTATTGAGGATTTTAATGGTCTGGCCAGGAAAGCGCCCTACCTGGCGGCAACCGTTTTTATTGGTCTCATGTCACTAGCCGGAGTTCCTCCCCTGGGTGGATTTATAGGCAAACTATACTTACTTATGGCTATTGTTGAACAAAAGAATTATCTCCTGGCATTTGTCGGAGCAATTATGGCCGTCGTCACACTTTACTACTTCATTCTTGTTATCAAGGCTATGTATATGAGAGAGCCTAAAGATGATAGAAAGATTCCTGTAAGTGTAACTATGAAAGTTGCGCTAACAGCTTGTAACGTTGGCGTATTATATCTTGGTGTATATCCGGGACCTGTAACCGATTTTGCTATTAGAATGTCAGAGAAGGTTTTTTTCTAG
- a CDS encoding DUF1858 domain-containing protein → MAAGHDEPQGKIKKEMFVRDVVKEYPETLEVFRKHFGVMALRMPGSRVESIEFACAMHDMSHVPVLKELNELVGD, encoded by the coding sequence GTGGCTGCTGGTCATGATGAACCGCAAGGTAAAATAAAAAAAGAGATGTTTGTTAGGGATGTTGTTAAAGAGTACCCTGAAACATTAGAGGTATTTAGAAAGCATTTTGGAGTAATGGCTCTCCGCATGCCCGGCTCCAGAGTTGAGTCAATTGAATTTGCTTGTGCTATGCATGATATGAGTCATGTTCCTGTATTGAAGGAATTAAATGAGCTCGTAGGTGATTAA
- the arsS gene encoding arsenosugar biosynthesis radical SAM protein ArsS (Some members of this family are selenoproteins.), whose translation MNSFISVLDKHKLPPPVRVDIQTLQVNLGSLCNMTCEHCHVNAGPASLEIMSQETADSIIRFLFKHRIQTLDITGGAPEMAPPFKNLVTRANQLVKEIMVRCNLTVLFEPGMDDLPDFYVGNNIHLVCSLPCYTKENVDKQRGTGTFDSSIEALKILNSVGYGQNSDLKLDLVYNPGGAFLPANQAKLEADYKKALKDNHNISFNKLITITNMPISRFSKEIKKNTTEENYLRLLANNFNPSALESVMCKYLLSVAWDGKIYDCDFNQALGIETADRKGNSISIENIDLEQLLGGTIRCADHCLGCVAGEGSSCSGALI comes from the coding sequence ATGAATTCTTTCATATCTGTTTTAGACAAGCATAAACTGCCACCACCTGTTAGAGTCGATATCCAAACTCTTCAGGTTAATCTGGGCAGCCTATGTAATATGACCTGCGAACATTGTCATGTAAATGCTGGCCCTGCATCTTTGGAAATCATGTCTCAAGAAACAGCTGATTCCATCATTAGATTTCTATTTAAACATCGTATACAGACCCTGGATATAACAGGAGGGGCACCTGAAATGGCACCTCCATTTAAAAATCTGGTAACCAGGGCTAATCAACTGGTAAAGGAAATAATGGTCCGTTGTAACCTGACTGTACTATTTGAACCGGGAATGGATGACTTACCGGATTTTTATGTAGGTAATAATATTCATCTTGTCTGTTCCCTGCCATGCTATACGAAAGAGAATGTGGACAAGCAAAGAGGGACGGGAACATTCGATAGCAGTATAGAAGCTCTCAAAATTCTTAATAGTGTAGGATACGGTCAAAATAGCGACTTGAAACTTGATCTTGTTTACAATCCTGGAGGCGCTTTTTTACCTGCAAATCAAGCAAAGCTTGAGGCTGATTACAAGAAAGCCTTAAAGGACAACCATAACATCAGTTTTAATAAGCTAATTACAATAACTAACATGCCCATCAGCCGATTTTCAAAGGAAATTAAGAAGAACACAACAGAAGAAAACTACTTACGTTTGCTTGCAAATAATTTTAATCCTTCGGCCCTTGAAAGTGTCATGTGTAAATACTTGTTAAGCGTTGCCTGGGATGGAAAAATCTATGACTGCGATTTTAACCAGGCTTTAGGAATAGAAACAGCCGACAGAAAAGGTAACTCCATATCAATTGAGAACATAGACCTTGAACAACTTCTGGGCGGGACGATAAGATGTGCTGATCATTGTCTGGGCTGCGTTGCAGGAGAAGGAAGTTCTTGTTCGGGCGCATTGATTTAG
- a CDS encoding ferritin family protein: protein MSILFSASEVMTIAIQIEKNGLNFYNAMAAKSENKEAKELFKFLADEEVKHYSTFQKLLNGLKKLEISAYDQEEYNNYLGALTSSRVFNRDANTAEFVKDLTDLDAVEIAIEAEKDSILFYYELLEQAFSEDKNEIEKVIKEEKIHYAKLIKLKKDLSAG from the coding sequence ATGAGTATTTTATTTTCAGCATCAGAGGTTATGACCATAGCAATTCAGATAGAAAAAAATGGTTTAAATTTTTATAATGCTATGGCAGCTAAAAGTGAAAACAAGGAGGCAAAAGAGCTGTTTAAATTTCTGGCAGATGAGGAAGTAAAACATTACAGTACTTTTCAAAAGTTATTAAATGGATTAAAGAAGCTTGAAATTTCAGCATACGATCAGGAAGAGTACAATAACTATCTTGGAGCATTGACAAGTTCCAGAGTATTTAACAGAGATGCCAACACTGCTGAATTTGTAAAGGATTTAACTGATCTTGATGCAGTTGAAATAGCGATTGAAGCTGAAAAAGACTCTATTCTTTTTTATTATGAACTACTTGAACAAGCCTTTTCAGAAGATAAAAACGAGATCGAAAAAGTAATAAAAGAAGAAAAGATACATTATGCAAAGCTTATCAAACTTAAAAAGGATCTTTCTGCCGGCTAA
- a CDS encoding NAD(P)H-dependent glycerol-3-phosphate dehydrogenase: MRIGVVGGGSWGTTLANLLSNKGYDVTFWVYEEDLCRTINESHENTLYLKDITLSNELRASNSISQVIEEKDLLLFVTPSHVARAILTEASDHINEDQILVSATKGIEESTLKTNSQVIEEILSPSISKNTVYLSGPSFAREVAIRQPTAVTVASQNEKRAQSVQEIFSTDYFRVYRSSDIIGLEVGGSIKNVIALGAGISDGLGFGSNARAALITRGLAEMLRLGVKMGANAMTFSGLSGLGDLVLTCTGDLSRNRNVGLRLGKGEKIGDILSDMKMVAEGVKTAKAAYDLSRKISVEMPITECIYNIIYNDMNAREAVSTLMTRELKEELTK, encoded by the coding sequence GTGAGAATTGGAGTTGTTGGCGGTGGCAGCTGGGGAACTACCCTGGCGAATTTACTATCGAATAAAGGATATGATGTTACCTTCTGGGTTTATGAGGAAGATCTTTGTCGAACAATAAATGAATCACATGAAAATACCTTATATCTTAAAGATATCACGCTGTCTAATGAGTTAAGAGCATCTAATTCAATCTCTCAGGTTATCGAAGAAAAGGATTTGCTATTGTTTGTCACGCCTTCTCATGTAGCCCGTGCCATTCTTACTGAGGCCAGTGATCATATTAATGAAGATCAGATTTTGGTAAGTGCAACTAAAGGGATTGAGGAATCTACACTTAAGACAAATTCACAGGTCATTGAAGAAATATTATCTCCCTCTATCTCTAAGAATACCGTATATCTTTCAGGCCCCAGCTTTGCCAGGGAAGTAGCCATAAGGCAGCCTACTGCCGTAACGGTAGCTTCCCAAAATGAAAAGAGGGCACAGTCCGTTCAGGAAATTTTTTCGACTGACTATTTCAGAGTTTACAGGTCTAGCGACATTATAGGTCTAGAGGTAGGCGGTTCTATAAAAAATGTTATTGCCTTAGGTGCAGGAATATCTGATGGTTTAGGTTTTGGAAGTAATGCCAGAGCTGCGCTTATAACCCGCGGTTTGGCCGAAATGCTGAGACTTGGTGTTAAAATGGGGGCCAATGCTATGACTTTCTCCGGTCTTTCCGGTCTTGGAGATCTCGTACTCACATGTACAGGTGATTTAAGCAGAAATAGAAATGTAGGTTTAAGATTGGGGAAGGGTGAAAAGATAGGGGATATCCTTTCAGATATGAAAATGGTTGCTGAAGGCGTAAAAACAGCCAAGGCTGCTTATGATTTGTCCAGAAAAATATCTGTGGAAATGCCTATTACGGAATGTATATACAACATTATATATAATGATATGAATGCCAGAGAGGCCGTATCGACCTTGATGACGAGAGAACTAAAAGAAGAACTAACAAAATAA
- the gatC gene encoding Asp-tRNA(Asn)/Glu-tRNA(Gln) amidotransferase subunit GatC encodes MTLKKDDINKVAHLARLELSQGQVDSLTKDMNNIIGYIDKLAELETENIEPTSHAVPVTNAFREDALKEYFTVEKGLANAPDGEDGSFKVPKVID; translated from the coding sequence ATGACACTTAAAAAAGATGATATAAACAAAGTAGCTCACCTTGCAAGGCTCGAACTTTCCCAGGGTCAAGTTGATTCCCTGACGAAAGATATGAACAACATTATTGGTTATATCGACAAACTTGCCGAGCTTGAAACAGAAAATATAGAACCAACCAGTCATGCCGTTCCCGTTACTAATGCTTTTCGTGAAGATGCTCTTAAAGAATATTTTACTGTGGAAAAGGGCCTGGCTAACGCTCCTGACGGTGAAGATGGCTCTTTTAAAGTACCGAAAGTTATAGATTAG